In Candidatus Kerfeldbacteria bacterium, a single genomic region encodes these proteins:
- a CDS encoding type IV secretion system DNA-binding domain-containing protein, giving the protein MPADQNEITFFAKTNFRNLNRTFGIKTDDRRRHMYLIGKTGMGKTTVIENMVISDIRSGKGLALVDPHGDLIEKVLDFIPSYRINDVVYFDPADLEFPIGFNVLESVNPDQRHLVASGLMGVFTKIWEGVWSARMEYILNNCILALLEYPGSTMLGIARILVDKNYRKKVVDRITDPIVKSFWIDEYASYNDRFRNEAIAPIQNKVGQFLSSSVIRNIVGQSKSTINLRELMDQNKILLLNLSKGRIGEDNSALLGAMMITRLQLAAMSRVDIPEKERNDFYLYVDEFQNFATESFASILSEARKYRLNLIIAHQYIEQLDEEVRAAVFGNVGTIMCFRVGAADSEFLAKEFFPTFIEEDLVNLTKYDVYLKLMIDGVASAPFSATTLPPVEGQTNNRDKVIRVSRERYSQARADVEDRILRWSGVQDMYRASADADNRAIAGDEGSYKRKHQIVPSEQRMTPRVNKPFVPKPAVQAKPAVDFKSLTDVEIEPATTTISLSQALARKPAPFSGKPRLTVEPKIVRPSPSRPVIKPIQSSASMPTQTKSHNPHKLQPGKSVHIAK; this is encoded by the coding sequence ATGCCTGCTGACCAAAACGAAATAACATTTTTTGCCAAAACAAACTTTCGTAACCTCAATCGAACGTTTGGCATCAAGACTGACGATCGGCGTCGTCATATGTATTTGATTGGGAAAACTGGCATGGGCAAGACCACCGTGATTGAAAACATGGTCATATCGGATATTCGGTCGGGGAAGGGCTTAGCACTCGTTGATCCTCACGGTGACTTGATAGAAAAAGTGCTTGATTTTATTCCTTCGTATCGGATTAATGATGTAGTGTATTTTGATCCGGCCGACCTGGAGTTTCCGATAGGCTTTAATGTGCTCGAAAGTGTCAATCCAGATCAGCGTCATTTGGTAGCCTCTGGTTTGATGGGTGTATTTACGAAAATATGGGAGGGGGTCTGGAGCGCTCGAATGGAATACATATTAAATAATTGTATTCTTGCGCTTCTAGAGTATCCTGGATCAACTATGCTTGGTATAGCGCGCATTTTGGTTGATAAAAACTATAGAAAGAAAGTAGTTGACCGCATCACCGATCCGATTGTCAAAAGTTTTTGGATCGATGAGTACGCCTCATATAATGATCGTTTTCGAAATGAAGCTATTGCCCCTATTCAAAATAAAGTTGGACAGTTTCTGTCTAGCTCAGTTATTCGAAATATCGTTGGTCAATCAAAAAGTACAATTAATTTGCGTGAGCTGATGGACCAAAATAAAATTCTGCTTCTTAACCTTTCTAAAGGTAGAATCGGTGAAGATAATTCGGCTTTGCTCGGGGCAATGATGATTACACGTTTGCAGTTGGCAGCTATGAGCCGAGTAGATATCCCCGAAAAAGAGCGTAATGACTTTTATTTGTATGTTGATGAGTTTCAGAACTTTGCTACAGAAAGTTTTGCCAGTATTTTGTCCGAAGCTCGTAAATATCGTCTTAACTTAATTATTGCTCATCAGTACATTGAACAACTTGACGAAGAGGTGAGAGCAGCAGTATTTGGCAACGTGGGAACCATCATGTGCTTTCGCGTAGGAGCAGCCGATTCCGAATTTCTTGCAAAGGAGTTTTTCCCAACCTTTATTGAAGAGGATTTGGTAAATCTGACAAAATATGATGTGTACTTAAAACTAATGATTGATGGTGTCGCTTCAGCTCCTTTTTCTGCTACGACCCTACCTCCAGTGGAAGGGCAAACGAATAATAGGGATAAAGTTATTAGAGTATCTCGGGAGCGGTATAGCCAGGCACGAGCGGATGTGGAGGATCGAATATTGCGCTGGAGTGGGGTTCAGGATATGTATCGTGCATCGGCTGACGCTGATAATCGCGCAATTGCAGGTGATGAAGGTTCTTATAAGCGCAAACATCAGATTGTGCCTTCAGAACAACGCATGACCCCGAGAGTGAATAAACCATTTGTTCCGAAGCCTGCTGTCCAGGCAAAACCAGCTGTTGACTTTAAATCTTTGACTGACGTAGAGATCGAGCCAGCCACTACAACCATTTCATTAAGCCAGGCATTAGCACGTAAACCAGCGCCATTTTCAGGTAAACCGCGGCTCACGGTTGAGCCCAAGATTGTCCGCCCTTCTCCATCGCGGCCAGTAATCAAACCTATTCAGAGCTCTGCGAGTATGCCCACACAAACAAAAAGTCACAATCCTCACAAATTGCAACCCGGTAAATCAGTCCACATAGCTAAATAA
- the secF gene encoding protein translocase subunit SecF: MYNIIGKRIWWYGVSAVLIVSSIVMIAIGGLKLGIDFTGGSLIRVSFSDVRPQPQEILDQLAPLGLGGIQVQPLATHDASIRMKELSQEEYQRVLDSLSEKFSGTTAQSFESIGPTIGKELRDKAGMAIILVLSFILLYITFAFRKSGNKMVSSWMYGFGVLIALFHDVIIVLGLFAFLGKFFNVEIDILFITAVLTVLGFSVHDSIVVYDRTRENLKTHGHRPFAEIVNLSVNQTLVRSLNTSLTTLLVLVALYFFGGDSIRFFILALILGIIVGTYSSIFIGSPFLVDWYKFRRRS; this comes from the coding sequence ATGTATAACATAATTGGTAAAAGAATTTGGTGGTACGGTGTCTCCGCTGTTCTTATTGTTTCAAGCATCGTTATGATTGCGATTGGAGGGCTTAAGCTGGGTATTGATTTTACCGGTGGAAGCCTTATTCGGGTGAGCTTTTCTGACGTGCGTCCACAGCCCCAAGAAATTTTAGACCAATTGGCACCGCTCGGACTAGGTGGTATCCAAGTTCAACCGCTGGCTACTCATGATGCAAGTATACGCATGAAAGAATTAAGTCAGGAGGAATATCAGCGGGTACTCGATTCTTTGAGTGAAAAATTTTCCGGTACAACTGCTCAATCTTTTGAATCGATTGGACCGACGATTGGCAAGGAGCTTCGTGATAAAGCAGGAATGGCTATAATTCTTGTACTTTCCTTTATACTTTTGTACATTACTTTTGCTTTTCGAAAGTCAGGAAATAAAATGGTAAGTTCATGGATGTACGGATTTGGAGTTTTAATTGCACTTTTTCATGACGTAATTATTGTGCTGGGGTTATTTGCATTTCTGGGGAAATTTTTCAATGTTGAAATTGATATTTTGTTTATCACAGCCGTACTAACCGTATTGGGCTTTTCGGTTCACGATTCAATAGTCGTGTATGATAGGACGAGAGAAAACTTAAAAACCCATGGTCATAGACCATTTGCTGAAATTGTAAATTTAAGTGTTAATCAAACACTCGTCCGTTCACTGAATACGTCATTAACCACATTATTGGTACTTGTTGCCTTATATTTTTTTGGTGGAGATTCAATTCGTTTCTTTATACTAGCTTTAATTCTCGGTATCATTGTTGGTACTTATTCGTCAATATTTATTGGCAGTCCATTTCTCGTAGATTGGTACAAATTCCGTCGCCGATCATAA
- the secD gene encoding protein translocase subunit SecD: MRKRIWLSFISIIAISILAGLASYPNGPDISIGNYFREVKVHLGLDLQGGTQLVYNADTSAIATTEQVSALDGVRDVVERRVNALGVSEPVVQTNQSGDQWRVIVELAGIHDVQQAIDTIGETPLLEFREQKTKELTSEEKAQAEASNAAAFEQAKSVLADALKPDADFAALANQYSQDPGNTDQETGEKRGGDLDFFTREVMVAEFADVVFDKLEVGQVYPDIVESEFGYHIIKKTDARNDEARASHILFAKQSVEGSVEWANTELSGKNLDRAIVTFDQTTNQPQVSLEFDSEGAKLFEDITARNVNQIVGIFLDGSPISLPRVNQAISGGSAVITGDFTLEDSRLLAQRLNAGALPVPIALVSQSQVGATLGTQSVEKSFFAGIAGILLVVVFMIAYYRLPGLIASIALVIYALITLALFKLIPITLTLAGVAGFILSVGMAVDANVLIFERSREELRNSRGLFGALEAGFARAWPSIRDSNISTLITCAILGWFGTSVVQGFAITLGLGVLISMFSAITVSHTFLRVISGPWFERHPKLFINIKHN; the protein is encoded by the coding sequence ATGCGTAAACGAATTTGGCTAAGTTTTATCAGTATTATTGCGATTTCTATATTGGCTGGCTTGGCGAGCTATCCGAATGGACCTGATATTTCTATCGGCAACTATTTTCGAGAGGTAAAAGTTCATCTGGGCCTTGATCTCCAGGGTGGAACGCAATTGGTTTATAATGCAGATACCTCAGCAATTGCTACGACCGAGCAGGTGTCAGCACTTGATGGTGTTCGTGATGTCGTTGAACGCCGGGTAAACGCGCTCGGTGTTTCTGAGCCAGTGGTACAGACTAATCAATCCGGCGATCAGTGGCGAGTGATTGTTGAGTTAGCCGGTATACACGATGTTCAGCAAGCGATTGACACTATTGGTGAAACGCCATTACTCGAGTTTCGTGAACAAAAGACAAAAGAATTAACATCTGAAGAGAAGGCGCAAGCCGAAGCGTCCAATGCCGCCGCTTTTGAACAGGCGAAATCCGTGCTTGCTGATGCGCTTAAGCCCGATGCTGATTTTGCTGCATTAGCAAACCAATATTCTCAGGATCCGGGAAACACGGACCAGGAAACGGGCGAAAAACGTGGCGGCGACCTAGATTTTTTTACACGAGAGGTTATGGTCGCTGAATTTGCTGACGTTGTTTTCGATAAACTAGAGGTCGGTCAAGTATACCCGGACATTGTAGAATCTGAATTCGGTTATCATATTATTAAGAAAACTGATGCGCGCAATGATGAGGCTCGTGCTAGCCACATTTTATTCGCTAAACAATCTGTTGAGGGGAGCGTTGAGTGGGCAAATACAGAGTTATCAGGAAAGAACTTAGATCGTGCGATCGTTACTTTTGATCAAACCACTAATCAACCCCAAGTGAGCTTAGAGTTTGATAGCGAGGGTGCTAAACTTTTTGAGGACATTACAGCGCGAAATGTTAACCAAATTGTTGGAATTTTTCTTGATGGATCGCCGATTTCATTACCCCGAGTCAATCAGGCGATATCAGGTGGTAGCGCCGTAATAACGGGCGACTTTACCCTTGAAGATTCGCGTTTACTTGCTCAGCGGCTTAATGCTGGCGCGTTGCCGGTTCCCATTGCACTTGTTTCTCAGTCACAAGTTGGAGCTACGCTTGGTACTCAGTCCGTAGAAAAAAGTTTCTTTGCCGGAATCGCAGGTATTTTATTAGTTGTGGTTTTCATGATTGCTTACTATAGATTACCTGGCCTAATCGCCTCTATTGCCTTAGTAATTTATGCCCTCATAACCTTAGCGTTATTTAAATTAATACCCATTACATTAACTTTAGCGGGTGTGGCTGGTTTTATTTTGTCGGTAGGTATGGCCGTAGACGCAAATGTGCTTATTTTTGAACGGAGTCGTGAGGAGCTTCGTAATAGCCGCGGATTGTTTGGAGCTCTTGAGGCAGGTTTCGCACGTGCTTGGCCATCAATTCGAGATTCGAATATATCAACATTGATCACTTGTGCGATATTGGGTTGGTTTGGGACTAGCGTGGTGCAGGGTTTTGCTATTACATTAGGCTTGGGAGTTCTGATTAGTATGTTTTCGGCTATTACTGTAAGCCATACTTTTTTGCGTGTTATCAGTGGGCCGTGGTTTGAGCGTCATCCAAAGTTATTTATTAATATCAAACATAATTAG
- a CDS encoding L,D-transpeptidase family protein gives MPRATYAGYAHTPDVSLFKGNDWQTTFSAYDLRFSGGVQVAVGDFDEDGISEIVTAPGAGGAPHIRIMRQDGSSIEDFFAYDVNMRAGVNVAVGDLNGDGSLEIVTAPQSGGAPQVRIFSKSGTPIFTPGFFAYDTQFRGGVNLAVGDLDGDGKDEIITGAGAGGAAHVRVFDQYGIPEDNLFPFHPDYRGGIVVGAANVDGGPEDELLVGVQGGDSAWVKVLKRNGINTQLSTYKTFPDNFHGGIRMAGADMNGDGFDEVIVAAGKGGGPQVLGYSGHGTLTGLNFFSYGKDFRGGVNIATGDLDGDGKDEVVTGPSTWRAESALSHARYVQVDLSDQRLEAFENGRMVKSFLVSTGLPKTPTRPGTFQISEKIYSHLYSGPDYYLPNTLYNLRFDGPRLLHGAYWHNNFGKPMSHGCVNIAYKDAVWLYDWMQIGDTVIIKQ, from the coding sequence ATGCCACGAGCTACTTACGCTGGATATGCCCATACACCTGACGTGTCTCTTTTTAAAGGAAACGACTGGCAAACTACTTTTTCTGCATATGACCTTAGATTTTCAGGTGGTGTACAAGTAGCGGTAGGTGATTTTGATGAGGATGGTATCAGTGAAATCGTTACGGCACCAGGAGCTGGTGGCGCACCTCATATAAGAATAATGCGACAAGATGGAAGCTCGATTGAGGATTTTTTTGCGTATGATGTAAACATGCGCGCTGGCGTAAACGTGGCAGTGGGGGATTTAAATGGTGATGGGTCATTGGAAATCGTTACTGCGCCGCAATCTGGTGGCGCACCACAAGTTCGAATTTTTTCCAAAAGTGGCACTCCAATTTTTACTCCAGGTTTTTTTGCGTATGATACGCAGTTCCGCGGTGGAGTAAACTTAGCAGTGGGAGATCTCGATGGTGATGGCAAAGATGAAATAATCACTGGTGCTGGAGCCGGGGGCGCGGCTCATGTTCGGGTCTTTGACCAATACGGAATTCCTGAAGATAATTTATTTCCTTTTCATCCTGATTATCGAGGTGGGATCGTAGTTGGGGCTGCAAATGTTGATGGTGGTCCTGAAGATGAATTGCTGGTAGGGGTTCAAGGAGGCGACAGCGCCTGGGTGAAAGTATTGAAACGAAATGGTATCAATACTCAGCTCTCGACCTATAAAACGTTTCCCGATAATTTTCATGGTGGCATTCGAATGGCTGGCGCCGACATGAACGGTGACGGGTTTGACGAAGTTATCGTAGCTGCTGGTAAAGGCGGTGGGCCACAAGTACTCGGCTACTCTGGACATGGAACTTTAACTGGACTAAATTTCTTTTCCTACGGGAAAGATTTTAGAGGCGGTGTAAATATTGCGACAGGAGATTTGGATGGAGATGGTAAAGATGAAGTGGTAACTGGCCCCTCGACGTGGCGGGCTGAAAGCGCTTTAAGCCACGCTCGTTATGTTCAGGTAGATTTATCCGATCAACGGCTGGAAGCCTTTGAGAACGGGCGTATGGTAAAGAGCTTCCTTGTTTCCACAGGTTTACCAAAAACTCCAACACGGCCAGGAACATTCCAAATATCTGAAAAAATTTATTCACATTTGTATTCTGGACCTGATTATTATTTGCCCAACACCTTGTACAATCTAAGATTTGATGGACCGCGGTTGCTGCATGGTGCCTACTGGCACAATAATTTTGGCAAACCAATGAGTCACGGCTGCGTTAATATTGCTTATAAGGATGCCGTGTGGCTCTATGACTGGATGCAGATAGGGGACACCGTTATAATTAAGCAATAA
- a CDS encoding cation:proton antiporter, with translation MSHAFLDLTLIIVVAALFGLVARAFRQPTMVAYLLTGVVLAASGVFSTRSSELFEVMATLGVTLLLFLVGLQMRLDNFGAIGKASLLGGAAQIIITGGVGFFIVRLLGFEILPSLYIAFALTFSSTIVVIRLLNQLRDTQSLYGRIVVGFLIVQDIVAIILLIFLAGFNAETSSPQFSSVALTLGKSIALFAVIYGLSNHFFPWLFSKLARTQELIFVMSIAWALGLSAFVASEFIGLSVEIGGFLAGLALAKSLQQFQIESQLRPLRDFFILIFFIILGSSLVIKDIQSTLAPAVVLSIFVIVGNPLIMLAIMGMLGYRKKTSFFISVTTAQVSEFSLILMAMGLAIGHVTNREVSLVTMVAVFTMMLSTYLILHGHTVYKRIQNYLNIFEKKNAHEKVVIQQNLRGPIILVGAHRLGGHLLHAIDKQKLVVVEFDPIVVKQLQQQKYKVVYGDITDTETLELVHVEDAYILISTIPSLEDNIVIVEKINALRKMAKRLPTVIVTAYNAWEARHLYEAGADYVVLPHFLGGKHLASLVHDGRIDNKMLSEWRRHDQRVLTELSKTEVN, from the coding sequence ATGTCCCATGCTTTCCTTGATTTAACCCTGATCATCGTTGTCGCCGCACTTTTTGGTTTAGTTGCACGCGCTTTCCGACAACCCACGATGGTGGCGTATTTATTAACTGGAGTGGTACTCGCCGCTTCGGGTGTTTTTAGTACTCGAAGTAGTGAATTATTTGAAGTCATGGCAACGCTGGGGGTTACCTTGTTACTATTTTTGGTTGGCTTACAAATGCGCCTCGATAATTTTGGCGCGATTGGTAAGGCGTCGTTATTAGGTGGTGCAGCACAAATTATTATAACTGGGGGCGTTGGGTTTTTTATCGTCAGATTACTTGGTTTCGAAATATTGCCGTCACTCTATATAGCGTTTGCGCTTACATTTTCTAGTACCATCGTTGTTATACGATTACTGAATCAGCTTCGTGACACTCAAAGTTTATACGGCAGGATTGTTGTGGGATTTTTGATCGTACAGGATATTGTCGCGATTATTTTACTTATTTTTCTGGCTGGGTTTAATGCTGAAACCAGCTCGCCTCAATTTTCCAGCGTAGCTCTGACACTCGGCAAAAGTATAGCGTTATTTGCAGTTATCTATGGACTTTCAAATCATTTTTTTCCGTGGCTATTTTCGAAGCTGGCGAGAACCCAAGAGTTAATATTTGTTATGAGTATCGCCTGGGCGCTTGGGTTGAGCGCCTTTGTCGCCAGCGAATTTATTGGCCTTTCGGTAGAGATTGGCGGTTTTCTGGCTGGCCTTGCCCTGGCAAAGTCATTACAACAGTTTCAGATTGAATCTCAATTGAGACCGCTACGTGATTTTTTCATACTGATATTTTTTATAATTTTAGGTTCATCTTTGGTTATAAAGGATATTCAGTCAACGCTTGCACCAGCGGTTGTACTTTCAATATTTGTGATAGTCGGTAATCCATTGATCATGCTGGCCATTATGGGTATGCTTGGTTACCGCAAGAAGACAAGTTTTTTTATTAGCGTAACGACCGCCCAAGTTTCAGAATTTAGCCTAATACTAATGGCGATGGGTTTGGCGATTGGGCATGTCACTAATCGTGAGGTTTCACTGGTTACTATGGTGGCTGTTTTTACAATGATGCTTTCAACCTATTTAATACTGCACGGTCATACTGTATACAAACGCATTCAGAACTACTTGAATATATTTGAAAAAAAGAATGCACATGAGAAAGTGGTGATACAGCAAAATTTACGTGGCCCAATAATACTTGTCGGTGCTCATCGTCTAGGTGGACATTTGCTCCATGCCATTGATAAGCAAAAATTAGTCGTTGTTGAATTTGATCCTATTGTTGTCAAGCAATTGCAACAGCAAAAGTATAAAGTGGTTTATGGTGATATCACTGATACCGAAACACTTGAGCTTGTGCATGTGGAGGACGCGTACATACTTATTTCAACTATTCCTAGTTTGGAGGACAACATCGTTATTGTCGAAAAAATTAACGCATTAAGGAAAATGGCAAAACGATTACCGACAGTTATTGTAACCGCGTATAATGCGTGGGAGGCTCGACATCTTTACGAAGCAGGCGCTGATTATGTGGTGCTGCCTCATTTTTTGGGAGGGAAGCACTTAGCCTCATTGGTGCATGATGGAAGGATAGATAACAAGATGTTGTCTGAGTGGCGTCGACATGATCAGCGGGTACTGACTGAATTATCAAAAACAGAAGTAAATTAA
- a CDS encoding GNAT family N-acetyltransferase, protein MPRKINKTRPPIKPFVYSLAQQSHVAALVKLGKKLWPHAAVSELRKEFDEYVHSKNDCLFIAQLARDRLVGFIHGSLRFEYVEGSQSSPVGYLEGLYVDPKYRRRGVARDLNRMFECWAKDKNCDTFASDTEATNALSQRVHQSLGYRIAQTVVHFIKDA, encoded by the coding sequence ATGCCACGGAAAATAAATAAGACCAGGCCACCAATCAAGCCATTTGTTTACTCATTGGCTCAACAGTCTCATGTTGCAGCTTTGGTTAAGCTTGGAAAGAAGTTGTGGCCTCATGCTGCAGTTAGTGAATTGCGGAAGGAATTTGATGAATATGTACATTCAAAAAATGATTGTTTATTTATTGCACAATTGGCACGTGATCGGTTAGTCGGTTTTATTCATGGTTCACTTCGATTTGAATATGTGGAGGGAAGTCAGAGTAGCCCAGTCGGCTACCTTGAGGGTTTGTATGTGGATCCGAAGTACCGTCGTCGTGGCGTGGCACGTGATTTAAATCGTATGTTCGAGTGCTGGGCAAAAGATAAAAACTGCGATACGTTTGCTTCTGATACTGAAGCAACTAATGCGCTCAGTCAGCGCGTCCACCAATCACTCGGGTATCGCATCGCTCAAACCGTCGTACACTTTATTAAGGACGCATAG
- the secA gene encoding preprotein translocase subunit SecA, translated as MSILSKIFGDPNTKVVKSYDPIVRAVNEYEASIQKLSDAELATRSQEFRNQVRDKEMADAIFAEAASIIRESIKRTVNQRAYDVQIMAAFALHQGHIAEQKTGEGKTLSAVIAAYVNALSGSGVHVVTVNDYLARRDAGWYGPALSALGITVGCITHEQAYVFDPSFTAAEVTDPRLIHLRTVTRSEAYRADITYGTNNEYGFDYLRDNMVARVEDMVQRGLHYAIVDEVDSILIDEARTPLIISAPAEESTDQYARFAQLINKLSEGEDYNIDEKMRAATLTETGISKMEKALGIQNIYEAEGIETVHHLEQSLRAHALFKRDRDYVVKDGEIIIVDEFTGRLMFGRRFSEGLHQAIEAKEGVEVKRESRTLATITFQNYFRMYHKLSGMTGTAATEAEEFHKIYELEVVSIPTNKPTARDDRPDSIYKNLSGKYQAIVREVKIRHDLGQPILIGTISVEKNEAISKLLEREGVPHNVLNAKNHEREAMIIADAGKIGAVTVATNMAGRGVDIVLGGEGAADADSARVKQLGGLHVIGTERHESRRIDNQLRGRSGRQGDPGSSQFFVSMDDDLMRIFGSDRVKSLMDRMGIPDDMPIENRMISRSIEAAQKKVEGHNFDIRKHLVEYDDVINKHREVIYKKRLEILELSEKTVEGIEGVPALKQSVLSLIENELEQVVSFHTSAEDEFSWNLDEIYEVVDTIFPVQLAQRVRLEDIREKAGDRQQDAQARTRLIQYLVTLAQSAYVDLEQRIGDSERMRIIEKAVYLRAIDTLWVEHLDIMASLRQGIGLRGYGQQDPLIEYKKEAYNLFNELMNNIQKNIAYTIYKVGTPSAVGSNPMLSARQQLSAPAKTSDDMSAPSYQNTSLPPSSRSDAPTNTQTTAGGNLKTVEGKKVGRNDPCPCGSGKKFKQCHGK; from the coding sequence ATGTCTATTTTGAGCAAAATATTTGGCGATCCGAATACAAAAGTGGTCAAGTCCTACGACCCAATTGTTCGAGCAGTTAATGAGTATGAGGCCAGCATCCAGAAATTAAGTGATGCTGAACTTGCCACACGTTCGCAGGAATTTCGAAATCAAGTACGTGATAAGGAGATGGCTGATGCCATTTTTGCCGAAGCGGCATCGATAATCCGTGAATCAATTAAACGAACGGTGAATCAACGGGCGTATGATGTTCAGATAATGGCCGCCTTTGCGCTTCACCAGGGACACATTGCTGAGCAAAAAACAGGTGAAGGAAAAACGCTGTCTGCCGTGATTGCTGCATATGTAAATGCTTTGTCGGGCAGCGGCGTGCATGTTGTTACCGTTAATGATTATTTGGCCCGTCGCGACGCAGGCTGGTATGGACCAGCCCTGAGTGCTTTAGGCATCACGGTTGGGTGCATTACACATGAACAGGCATACGTTTTTGATCCGAGCTTTACGGCAGCAGAGGTTACCGACCCACGGTTGATACACCTGCGCACGGTAACTCGGTCTGAGGCATATCGAGCAGATATTACTTATGGCACTAATAATGAATATGGATTCGATTATTTACGGGATAACATGGTGGCGCGTGTGGAGGATATGGTGCAGCGTGGTTTGCATTATGCAATTGTAGACGAGGTTGATAGTATCTTGATTGATGAAGCACGGACGCCTCTGATAATTTCCGCTCCAGCAGAAGAATCAACCGATCAATATGCTCGGTTTGCACAATTGATTAATAAACTTTCTGAAGGTGAAGACTATAATATTGATGAGAAGATGCGCGCAGCTACATTGACTGAAACAGGCATCAGCAAAATGGAAAAGGCGCTTGGGATTCAAAATATATATGAAGCAGAGGGCATCGAAACAGTGCATCACCTCGAGCAGTCGCTCAGAGCGCATGCTCTTTTTAAACGTGACCGTGATTACGTCGTCAAAGACGGCGAAATAATAATCGTAGACGAATTTACTGGCCGGTTAATGTTTGGTCGTCGATTTTCTGAAGGTTTGCATCAGGCAATTGAAGCGAAAGAGGGTGTCGAGGTGAAGCGCGAGAGTCGAACGTTGGCTACCATCACATTTCAGAATTATTTCAGAATGTATCATAAACTATCCGGCATGACTGGTACGGCTGCCACCGAAGCAGAGGAATTTCACAAAATATATGAGTTAGAAGTCGTGAGTATCCCCACTAATAAGCCAACCGCACGGGATGACCGACCGGATAGCATTTATAAAAATTTGAGCGGTAAATATCAAGCTATTGTACGGGAAGTTAAAATCAGGCATGACCTCGGTCAGCCAATTCTCATCGGCACGATATCAGTGGAAAAAAATGAGGCAATTAGTAAACTACTTGAGCGGGAAGGCGTGCCGCATAATGTTCTTAATGCAAAAAATCATGAACGTGAAGCTATGATTATTGCTGATGCGGGTAAAATTGGCGCCGTAACCGTCGCAACAAATATGGCTGGTCGCGGTGTAGATATCGTTTTAGGTGGTGAGGGTGCCGCTGATGCAGATAGCGCCCGAGTGAAACAATTAGGCGGCTTACATGTTATTGGCACCGAGCGCCATGAGTCACGACGCATCGATAATCAATTGCGAGGCCGCTCCGGACGTCAAGGCGATCCCGGCTCATCTCAATTTTTTGTTTCGATGGATGATGATTTGATGCGCATATTTGGATCAGATCGGGTAAAGAGTTTGATGGATCGCATGGGTATTCCCGATGATATGCCAATTGAAAATCGGATGATTTCTCGCTCAATCGAAGCAGCTCAGAAAAAGGTAGAAGGTCATAATTTCGATATTCGTAAGCATTTAGTTGAATATGACGATGTGATTAATAAGCATCGTGAGGTTATATATAAGAAAAGATTAGAAATCTTGGAGTTATCCGAAAAAACAGTCGAGGGGATCGAAGGTGTGCCAGCTTTGAAACAGTCCGTACTGTCTTTAATTGAAAATGAATTAGAACAGGTTGTTTCCTTTCATACATCTGCCGAGGATGAATTTAGTTGGAATTTAGATGAAATATATGAGGTGGTTGATACCATCTTTCCAGTTCAACTTGCGCAACGTGTACGGCTAGAGGATATTCGAGAAAAAGCCGGTGATCGGCAGCAGGACGCTCAGGCGCGAACGCGACTGATTCAATACTTGGTTACGCTCGCTCAGAGTGCGTATGTAGATTTGGAGCAGCGGATTGGTGATAGTGAGCGAATGCGCATTATAGAAAAAGCGGTTTACTTGAGAGCCATCGATACGCTGTGGGTAGAGCATTTGGATATAATGGCAAGTTTGCGCCAGGGGATTGGTTTACGTGGGTATGGCCAGCAAGACCCGCTCATTGAGTATAAAAAAGAAGCTTACAACCTGTTTAATGAGCTGATGAACAACATTCAGAAGAATATTGCATATACTATATATAAAGTCGGCACTCCTTCGGCCGTTGGTTCAAACCCAATGCTATCAGCTCGGCAGCAATTATCCGCCCCTGCCAAAACGAGTGATGACATGTCTGCGCCTTCATATCAAAATACGTCATTACCACCTTCGAGCCGGTCTGATGCTCCGACGAATACCCAAACGACCGCAGGGGGAAATTTAAAAACGGTTGAGGGAAAGAAAGTAGGCAGAAATGATCCCTGCCCGTGTGGTAGTGGAAAAAAGTTTAAGCAATGCCACGGAAAATAA